The window TGCGTCTTGTAGTAGCTGACAACATGCGCGTTGCTACCGGTGCCGATTATCAGGAAGTAATCAAGGGCAGCAGCTCTAGCAACATCACAGGCAACGAGGCCAGCACGGTCGGCGGCAATTTCACCCAGAGCGTAAGCAAAGACTACACGCAGACCATTAAAGGCAAGAGCAGCTCAACAGTCACAAAAGAAATTGCAATCAAAGCCGGCGGGACAATTACACACACTGCAGGTGGCGTCTTTACCATAGCAGCGCCAAAGATTGTAATCGGATCCGGTGCCGGCGGCGTCCATCTAATAGAAGAAACGCTCGGCGTCTGGGAAGAAGTACGCGACGCGCTCAAAGTTCTAGCCGGGCATACACACTCACACCCACAAGGTGACACAGGCGCACCACTTCAAGGCGGCATCATTGCTGCACACTCAACGGCCGTGGGTGAACATCATGATCGGGTAGAATCTATTTCGGGATAACTTTTCCGCTACGGAATGTCATTTTAGACACAGAAATAAAAATTCCGTCTTCTTGTACGCCTTTATAAATGCCCAACCCAGAATTCCAAGCCTTGCTCAATTGTTCCTCTGTACAAGTATTCATGAGTTTTGCCTCAGCTGGAACACCTTTGTGTTTTTCATCAGCAGAACAGTAGTACACACGCATTGGATCATTTGGATTTTGGTAAACAGCAATTAACATAAAAAAACTCCGGCTAAATATTTATGATCCCAACATATTAAGATTATAAAAAAAATTGTAAAGGGGGGGGCCGGCGATAAGCCGGTCTTTTTTTGTGTTTAACGCCAGAAAAAGAAAAAGAAGGGCCGGCCAGAAAAAAAAAGAATCCCCCAGAGAAAATAACTTTTCCTCCACTCCCACCTGAGGGCTTTTTTCACTTTTTTTGTGCAAATTTCATCGTATTACAAAACACCCCCGAGGACGCGCAGAATCTGCGCTTGCGCGCCGTTTCGCCCATTGCACAACTGGCAACTTATTGCAAAGTTTTGCAAGGCTTAAAATGGACAACCTGAAGACTACACCATGCAACTATTTGAAGTGATTTGCTTTTTTGTTTTTTTTCAGCTCATCGACTTATTTTTAAGTGTACTTTTCCCGAGAAAAGCTTTTCAACCTTTCGAGTATAACTAACTTTATTTATTGCTGATCGACTAAATAATTTGACCGTGCAAAATTGCAAAACTCAGAAAAAAAGGGCTCTTAATTTTTTTCTGATGCGGCTTACGCCTTCTTTTCCACCTCGCTGGCCGGAACCATCACCACACCTTTTCCGTAAATCTGAACTCCAACGAGCCACGCGCCATCGATGCGCTGTATCGGATCCACGACAACGTGAGTGCTTTCATGCTTGAATGAATCGTGTGTTTCAATCCGGACGCTGACAGAATCACCGGCTTTTAAATCTGGTGCAACGGTCGGCGTTTCTTTTTCGTTGCAATAGTTCACCCAGTTCATAGCGGCCTCGCGTACCTGCTTTCCGGACATACCAAGCAGCACACCAGAGGCAGTGCATTTTACCTGCTTCCCTTTCTGATCTTCAGGAAGAGCACGACGGCCTTGTCCTCTATCTGCACCACCACGTTTTTCTTTTCGCTCTGACATATTCCCCTCTTTGAAAAAATAGCACCTTTAATCAAAATTATTTTTGCTTTTCTGCTTACTTTTGAAAAAGTAGTACCTTTAATCAAAAAATATTACAAGAATATTTCCCATTTTGAAAAAATAGGTCTTTTAATCAAAAAATATTTTGTACTTTCAAAATAAAAGTGCGTCGGCTAATCGGATCCGGAATGCGACCAGCTGCACGGCCGATATTCTTCCGGGTATAAATGTCTTCGGCCGAAGAGGTTTAAAAGTTCGCCGTATTTTGATTCTAAGAAAAAATTAGCGGGGTATGGGGCGGCAGCCCCTACTTTAGAAAGAAAAAAACTTTAGCGTTAGCACAGCGGCCTCGTAGGCCGCACGGAATTTGCTGTACAGCCTATGAGCTTGAAAAAAACTACTCACTTCTCATCAAGGAGAAATAACAGGTGTTGAGTTGGTAATACATGGTGCACAGCGGAACGCATGTTACGCTAGCACTGTACTGGGAAGAGTGTAGCTACTGCCGTTCACTTGGTAAGAATTGAATCTATATGATAGAATGGCAGGAGCGAAGCGGTCACCTATGGCGGCTAGTCGCAGACGACGCCGCCGGTCCACTAACGTAAACCAGTTTAAGTCAGCAGGTTAGCTAGTCCGCTAGATATAAAAGCCCTCCATTCCCACCTAGTCCGCTATTTGGAAAAACACACTAGTCCGCCATTTAGGTGTTCCCGCCACATTCTCTACACGAAGTATGGTTCCAGGGGCGGGCTTACCTCTCGAAATAACACCCAATATCAACAGTGGTCTTTGCAAAATAGAAACCTGTACTTAATAAAAAAGAGTGGCACTCTATTTTTAGATGTGCACACCCTTATGTTTTTGCTTATTTCTAAATTTTGGACGCAAGTGTAGTGGGGGTTGCCTAACCTTGCTGTGTCTTCAGCTCGGCAACTTTACTGATAACCATTTCTCTGTGCTCACGATTTCTCTTTGAGTCAAAGTTAGGAATCTCAGCTGCTAACAAAGCGTCGGCTCTACGGTATAATTCCGCTTCTATATTTTGCGGTTGTGGCTTCTTATCTTCGGCGTTCTGCTTAGGCTTAGCTTTCTTGCCTTTAAGCTTTTCGACTTTGAGCTTAACCATCTCGGCTACAGTTACAGCGAGTTTTTTTGCTTCTTCTTTTATGCGACTAGAAGAGACCTTACGAGCTTTCTCTATGGTCTCTTCTGTAAAGCCTAACAGCTTGAAGAAGTCGACAGAGAATGTCCGCATGCTTGCGTAAAATTCGTATATTGCGCCTTTGATTGTTTTTCTACAGCAGTCGCCATGATACGGCGTGTCCGTTGCTGACAGCTTTCGATACTGAGCTGCACTAGAGACCAGCTCCGATCTATACAGCAGAGTCAAAACAGCTTCACATCCACGTCTAGGAACGCGCGCAACTTCAGAAAGTCCCTTTACAGCCCAACCGCGCATACCGTTCGGGCTTGGCTTGCCAACTATCATAGTTGCAAGGCTAAGGCGGCGAAGCATTGAACTAAGCACCCTAACTACTTTTTCGCGCATCTGGCTACGCATGCGGCCTTTAGTGTAACCACAAATTGCATCGTTGAATTCTGGATAGCTATCAGGGTTGATAGCCCAATTCTGTAAACGTTCAATGGCATCAACAATAATCGCCGGCATTTTGCCTTTACCCTTTTCTACAGGGTACGCGATTGCAAAATCAAGATTATGCCTATCGTGGCCAAAGGAATTTACAGAGCGTGGACGTGGATCCGGATTGTCGGCGGGGGTAGGATGGTCTGTAGCGTCTGGTGGAATGCTTGCAACAATCTGCGAGAAAGGTGCTTGCACCTCTCCTGTATCTTCATCAAATGAAGGTTGCACTTCTCCTGTCTCTTCATCGTGGCCGAAGAGTTCAGAATATTCTGATGCAGACGCAGAAACAGACGACACTAGAGCACTCCGTAGTTGAAGTTAAGCATCGCCTGTTTCGCAAAATGCAAAAGCGACGATACAGTGCTCTCAACCACGTTCATGCGGTTTCGGTGCCTCGCGGCTTTCAGAGTCCACTTGTAAAAAGTATGGACTACTCCCGACACTATATCGTCGCTTTTTGCTGCTATAATCGCAGCAAATTTTGATTTCGATTGTGTGCTCTGTAAGGCTGAGCTAACCATGAACGTTTTGAGAGGAGTAAATTTAATCATGCGTAAGTCGCTTTGTCAATGGGTTATCAGAAGACTACAGAAAAAAATCTGTAGGCTACAGCGCTACTGTTCGCGGTCAGTAGGGGTGCCGGACATTCTAGGCAAAGAGCTTGGAACTTCTTCTTTAGGAAGATCCACAGCAGCGTCTACAGCGTCAGCCATAGCAAGTAACTGTGCCGCTGCTTCTCGTGCTTCTTTACGAAAACGCACAGACTCTTCCTGATCCACTACACCGTCGGCCATAATGTCATTATACGTACAAACCACATCGGCAAATTCTTTGCTGGATTTCATAAGCTCAAATTCCAGCTTGCAATCACTTCCAGCTGGAACCACATGTACACACAAATAGCCACGCTGCTCTGCAAGCCAATGCAGAGGTGTATCGTCGTTTGCTTCTTCCATTGCTGGCAGAACATTGTCGGCGTCAAAATGTGTGTAATCCACATTCGGGTTCAACTGCTGTGACAATGTAGTTGGGGTACGCCCTAGCCTTTTGGCCAGCTGATTCGTTTTTCCGCGACTGGTGAGCGTGTCGTGACATGCTTCAGTCAGGTTTGAATACTGAGAACTCTTCTTACCTGCCATCTTATTGACTCCGATGTTTATTTTATTTCTATAAAATTTTATTTCTATTACCATTCAGAAATAAATTTCCGATATAATCCCTTACAACTTTTAACTAGCGTCAGACCATAGAACCGAAATAGTACAAGGATATCACCTAATTTATTGGCATACGGCTTAGTGACAACTAATGGCACTTTGCTTTTTTTGCTGCAAACCTTTCACTTTGTCAAGACTATGAAGATAAAACACTTACCCACACGAAAGCCTCTATGTCTTAAAAAAGACAAAAAAGAGGTAGATATGTCACTAATTAAACAAGCCAAATCTGTAACAACATATAACAAGATCTTAACGTATCTTATTGATGCTATGAATCTTCAAATTACCAAAGGGATATCAAAAGCTGAAATAGCAAGAAGACTTGGCGTTTCAGGAGCCACTATTACCAGATGGTTAAACGGAGAGCGTAGCAATCTCAGACTCATCGACGCCATAAGAATGGCTAATTTCCTAGACCTCACTGACAAAGAATTAATGCAGCAACTCTCTATTAATGAACTCAAAATATTAGCTATAGTAAGCCAACTAAAAGAAAGCTCTGGACAAGATCAAACAACTTATCTTGAACAAATAAAACAATACACAGATGAGCATGGGAAATGGAAAGACGCAGTAAAGCTCTACACAACTCACCCATTCAGCATAAAGTGGCTTGAGTCGATATCCCCAACTCACTCTAATTGTTTCGTTTTAACAGTAAAAGACAACCTTATGTCTCCTACAATCAACAAAGGCGACGACGTCCTTGTCAATCCAGATCACGCAGACGTTAAACCTGGAGAAATATTTTGTATCTCAATCAAGGGTGAAAAAATATTAGCTCGCCTTTTCCCTAAGAAAGAAAATATTGTCGCAATGTTCGATTCAGAAACAGCAGATGAACTCACAAGTAGCGCTTCTAATCCAGATTTTAAAATCGTCGGGCATGTTAGTTGGATGAACAGAAATCTTTAACCAGTACAGCCTCGACCGTTGACCCCCCCCCCAGCACAATTCAACGAACGAAGCACCACATCGCCGCTAGTACATGAGACCATATAGTCCTTACCGTTCAGCAAGGCATCGAGACAATGCTCAAACTCTATAAAAGTCCATTTTTTATTTTCAAGCTCACTAAAAGTTTTGTTGTAAAAACTAGACTTAGCACCTGATAATAAAGACATTTCACAAAAACCTATTTGCAATATTTCTTTTCTTAACAAATCCCCCTCCTCCTTAGAAGCTAACTTTCACACTTGCCACAACCCTTACCAATTGGTAAGGGTTGTGCATGGAAGAGAGAAAAAAACTTCTTCTCAAATCCCATCTACTAACTATGCGAAGCTTCGCCACCGTGTACGGTTCGGTAAGATCAAAGCAAGAAATTATGCACGGCGTAGTAATGCCTCATAACAACGTATAGTTACCGCATAGAACGCTCTGTGAATAGATGTAATGCACTGCAACATTTCATTTGTACAAACTTGATGTTGTGCAAGTACTCACTCACAAACGTAATTGCCCGAAGGTATACACAAAACTGTCTTTGTACAACCGGAATATTAACGTGTTGATTAAAGCAACAGGAATTTACAAATCATGAATATCTGTAGAGATTTAAATTACAAAAGAGATTTTTCTATACAGGGCATGCGAGTTGCAGTGTTTCAACAAGAAAGGTCGGGCGGCATAGAACTACGCATGCGTTTAGAATCTCATGGCTTTGTCGCTGTTATTCCTGTTTACGCTGGCGCAACACAAACGCACTCGGCAGCCGATGCATTAAAGCTACTTAACGCGCTTCCTGAAAAATTGCTGGAAGCTAGAGTAAGCTACGCAAAAAAAGAATTTAACGAGCCATTACGGAACGTGTCACCAGAGCTAGGCGATTACATCCATTGTGCGCCGTGCTAGCTCCCCCACGCACGGCGCAACGCAAGCAAACAAGCTATTATGATAGCATGATAGCTTGATAGCCATATATCAAAAGAGAATGGTTGGACGGTTGATTAGCGGACATAGGAAGACTCCAGACGACGCCCGCTGCCACACACAGCGGGCAAGACATTAAGACGTCATGACGTCATGACGTCTAACAATACACAGCAGAACAGAAGCACAACGCCGGACAGGGTCTACACCTCAACGGCCACCGCCCACGCTTATTAAGCGTGGGCGGTGTTGCAGGTAGAGTAACTTTTTAAGGAGAAAGGGAAGATGAACAAATTAGATCGAAAGCTTTGGACTCCGGTAGAATTAGAAATCCCACCTATTAACCAAATCAGCCGCGTACTGCTCGAGCACTACAACGACGATGAACGCCTCGATATGACAACAGAACACCTTGCCATCGGTAAGGACGACAAGTCCGTTCTCATGACCACAAACAAACACGAAAGAAAACATCGACTGCACAAAGTTAC is drawn from Halodesulfovibrio aestuarii DSM 17919 = ATCC 29578 and contains these coding sequences:
- a CDS encoding phage regulatory CII family protein; the protein is MAGKKSSQYSNLTEACHDTLTSRGKTNQLAKRLGRTPTTLSQQLNPNVDYTHFDADNVLPAMEEANDDTPLHWLAEQRGYLCVHVVPAGSDCKLEFELMKSSKEFADVVCTYNDIMADGVVDQEESVRFRKEAREAAAQLLAMADAVDAAVDLPKEEVPSSLPRMSGTPTDREQ
- a CDS encoding LexA family transcriptional regulator codes for the protein MSLIKQAKSVTTYNKILTYLIDAMNLQITKGISKAEIARRLGVSGATITRWLNGERSNLRLIDAIRMANFLDLTDKELMQQLSINELKILAIVSQLKESSGQDQTTYLEQIKQYTDEHGKWKDAVKLYTTHPFSIKWLESISPTHSNCFVLTVKDNLMSPTINKGDDVLVNPDHADVKPGEIFCISIKGEKILARLFPKKENIVAMFDSETADELTSSASNPDFKIVGHVSWMNRNL